In Streptococcus parapneumoniae, the genomic stretch TTTGCAAGGGGATGTGGGGAGCGGGAAAACGGTAGTCGCTGGCTTGGCCATGTTTGCGGCAGTGACAGCTGGCTACCAAGCAGCCCTCATGGTGCCAACAGAAATCCTTGCAGAGCAACATTATGAGAGTTTACAGAACCTTTTTCCAGATTTGAAACTGGCTCTCTTGACAGGTTCTTTGAAAGTGGCAGAAAAAAGAGAAGTCTTGGAGACCATTGCCAAGGGTGAGGCTGATTTGATTATCGGAACCCACGCTCTGATACAGGATGGGGTGGAGTATGCTCGTCTTGGTTTGATTATCATCGATGAGCAACACCGTTTTGGTGTGGGGCAAAGGCGTATTTTACGGGAAAAAGGCGACAATCCAGATGTCCTCATGATGACGGCGACTCCCATTCCACGGACGCTTGCCATCACAGCCTTTGGAGATATGGATGTTTCCATTATCGACCAGATGCCAGCAGGTCGGAAACCTATTGTGACGCGCTGGATCAAACATGAGCAACTACCTCAGGTCTTGACTTGGTTAGAGGGGGAAATTCAAAAAGGTTCCCAAGCCTATGTCATCTCTCCCTTGATTGAAGAATCAGAAGCTCTAGATTTGAAAAATGCCATTGCCTTATCAGAAGAGCTGACGGCTCATTTTGCAGGTAAGGCAGAAGTGGCTCTTCTACATGGTAAGATGAAGAGTGACGAAAAAGACCAGATCATGCAGGATTTCAAGGAGAGAAAAACAGATATTCTGGTTTCAACAACGGTTATCGAGGTTGGGGTCAATGTTCCAAATGCGACTGTCATGATCATCATGGATGCCGATCGCTTCGGGCTCAGTCAGCTTCACCAGCTCAGAGGTCGTGTGGGTCGGGGGGACAAGCAGTCCTATGCTGTTCTCGTTGCCAATCCCAAGACTGATTCTGGGAAAGACCGCATGCGCATCATGACAGAAACGACCAATGGATTTGTCCTTGCGGAGGAAGATTTGAAAATGCGTGGTTCTGGTGAGATTTTTGGAACCAGACAGTCAGGACTCCCAGAGTTTCAAGTAGCTGATATTATCGAAGATTTTCCGATTTTAGAAGAAGCCAGAAAGGTTGCTAGCTACATTAGTTCTATTGAAGGCTGGCAAGAGGATCCAGAGTGGCGCATGATTGCCCTTCATTTGGAAAAGAAAGAACATCTGGATTAAGCTTTCTCTAAGGAAAACTTAAGCTAGCTTTCAGGTTTGACCCTTATACTAGAGTCATCAAAAAGAAACGAGGACTCTCAGATGACAGTAACAATTAAAGTAAATTACCAAACTACTTTCCAAAAGAAGGAAGCAAAAAACTAGTGTAAACATAAGAAAGAGCGAAATGCTCTTTTTCGTTTCTAAAACTACTTTCAGTCAATAGGCTTGAAGGAGGAAAAGCTAAATTCACTTTCTATTTACCCTTCTTTCTTGCATTGATTACATAGATATGCTACAGTTGTGATAGCGATTATAAAATATAAGGAGCATGCTATGAAAAATCCAGCTTTGTTAGAAGAAATTAAGACTTATAAAGGCAGGGACGAGGTTCCAGAGGACTTTGATGCTTTCTGGGATGAGGAAGTGAAAAAAGTTTCCACGCTTCCAGCCTATCAGTTGGAGGAAAGAGATTTCCACATTCCTCAAGTCAAGTGCTATGAGCTAACCTTTGAAGGAAGCAATGAAGGCAAGGTCTATGCACGCGTCGTTCTTCCAAAGAGTGAGGAGAAGGTTCCACTAATCTTCCATTTCCATGGTTATATGGGACGTGGCTGGGACTGGGCCGACATGCTGGCCTTCACCGTAGCTGGTTACGGTGTTGTTTCCATGGATGTTCGAGGCCAGTCGGGCTATTCACAAGACGGTTTGCGTTCTCCTCTAGGAAATACGGTTAAGGGACATATTATCCGTGGTGCTGTGGAGGGTCGGGATCACCTCTTTTATAAGGATGTTTATCTGGATATTTACCAGTTGGTTGAAATTGTTGCTAGTCTGTCTCAGGTTGATGAGAAGCGTCTTTCTAGCTATGGTGCCTCACAAGGAGGGGCTCTAGCTTTGGTTGCAGCAGCGCTCAATCCTCGAATTCAGAAAACAGTTGCCATTTATCCCTTCTTGTCAGACTTCAGACGAGTGATTGAGATTGGCAATACTAGTGAGGCTTATGATGAACTTTTCCGTTATTTCAAGTTCCACGATCCTTTTCATGAAACAGAGGAGGAAATCATGGCGACCCTTGCCTATATCGATGTCAAAAATCTTGCCCATCGTATCCAAGGTGAGGTTAAGATGATTACGGGCTTGGACGACGATGTTTGCTATCCCATTACCCAGTTTGCGATTTACAATCGTTTGATCTGCGATAAGGCTTATCGCATCATGCCTGAGTATGCCCACGAAGCCATGAATGTTTTTGTCAATGACCATGTTTATAACTGGCTCTGTGGGAGTGAGATTCCTTTCAAATATCTAAAATAAGGAGTCGACTCTAGGCACAAAATCTTAAAAATCACAAACACGCATAGTATCAGGGGATTAAGAAGACTTGATACTATGCGTTTTATCATGGAAATATTTATAGAATTTTTTGTTGCTAGCTTTGTCAAATTGCTTAAAATAATTTTTTTTAGAAAGCAAAAGCCGATACCTATCGAGTAGGGTAGTTCTTGCTATCGTCAGGCTTGTCTGTAGGTGTTAATACTTTCCAAAAATCTCTTCAAACCACGTCAGCTTCGCCTTGCCGTAGGTATGGTTACTGACTTCGTCAGTTTCATCTACAACCTCAAAACGGTGTTTTGAGCATCATGCGGCTAGCTTCTTAGTTTGCTCTTTGATTTTCATTGAGTGTAAAAAACAGATGAGTCTCTGTTTTCTTTTTATGGACTATAAATGTTCATCTGAAACTACTTTCAAGGATATTATTATACAAAAGAGTTTCTTGAAACTAAAATCTATTATACTACACTGTATTGAAAGCGTTTTAGAAATGAGGTATAATAAATTTGCTAACACTTATAAAAAGTGATAGAATCTTATCTTTATGTATATTTAAAGATAGATTGCTGTAAAAATAGTAGCAGCTATGCGAAATGACAGATAGAGAGAAGGGATTGAAGCTTAGAAAAGGGGAATAATATGATATTTAAGGCATTCAAGACAAAAAAGCAGAGAAAAAGACAAATTGAACTACTTTTGACAGTTTTTTTCGACAGTTTTCTGATTGATTTATTTCTTCACTTATTTGGGATTGTCCCCTTTAAGCTGGATAAGATTCTGATTGTGAGCTTGATTATATTTCCCATTATTTCTACAAGTATTTATGCTTATGAAAAGCTATTTGAAAAAGTGTTCGATAAGGATTGAGCAGGAAGTATGGTGTAAATAGCATAAGCTGATGTCCAATAATTTGCTTATAAAGAGATATTTTAGTTTAATTGCAGCGGTGTCCTGGTAGATAAACTAGATTGGTAGGAGTCTGATTGGAGAAAGGAGAGGGGAAATTTGGCACCAATTTGAGATAGTTTGTTTAGTTCATTTTTGTCATTTAAATGAACTGTAGTAAAAGAAAGTTAAGTAAAGACAAACTAAGTGCATTTTCTGGAGTAAATGTCTTATTTCAGAAATCGGGATATAGATATAGAGAGGAACAGTATGAATCGGAATGTTCAAGAACGTAAGTGTCGTTATAGCATTAGGAAACTATCGGTAGGAGCGGTTTCTATGATTGTGGGAGCAGTGGTGTTTGGAACGTCTCCTGTTTTAGCTCAAGAAGGGGCGAGTGAGCAACCTCTGGCAAATGAAACTCAACTTTCGGGGGGGGGGGAGCTCAACCCTAACTGATACAGAAAAGAGCCAGCCTTCTGAGGAAGGAGAAAATATAACTCTTCCTGCAGAGCATGTAGAGTCTGTTTCAGAGACTGAACTTTCTGGCAATGAGCAAGAACAAGAAAGGGAAGATAAGCAAGAAGAAAAAATTCCAAGAGATTACTATGCACGAGATTTGGAAAATGTCGAAACAGTGATAGAAAAAGATGACTTAGAGACGAATGATTCAAACGAAAAAAGAGTAGACTTGTCTGATGAATTAGAGAAAGTAAAGGGACTCCAAAATGCAACTGTTCATGTGGAGTTCAAACCGGCTGCTGATGGTCCTAGTTTTTACAATCTCTTTTCTGCTTCCAGTACAACTAAAGTAAATGAGTACTTTACAATGGCAATCAATAATGGGACAGCTTTGATAGAGGGACGTGGAGCTGATGGTAGCCAATTTTATGGAAGTTATACAGATGCGCCTTTGAAGATTAGACCAGGCAAGTATAATTCGGTTACTTTTACTGTTGAAAGACCAAGAAAGGATAGTCCAAATGGTCAGGTTCGTCTTTATGTGAATGGTGTATTATCTCGTACGAATAAAAAGTCAGGGAAATTCCTGGCAGACATGCCAGATGTGGATAAACTTCAGTTAGGTGCAACTAATAGAGCAGGAGAACTGAAGTGGGGCTCAAATCTCTCTATTCGTAATCTGACTGTATACAATCGTGCTCTAACTCCAGAGGAAGTCAAAAAACGTAGCCAGTTATTTGATGTGACAGATATTGAGCCGTCACTTCCTGAAGGGGCAGTCTTGACAGAGAAGCAAGAGTTGTTTATGAGCGGTGTCAATGGTAAGCCAAATAGTGAAGGAATTAAGAGTTATCGGATTCCAGCTTTGCTACGTACGGATAAAGGAACATTACTGGCAGGGGCAGATCAGCGTCGTCTCCACCATTCTGATTGGGGAGATATTGCTATGGTCGTTAGGAGAAGTGAGGATGGGGGAACTACTTGGCAGCCAACCTTAACCTTGACCAACTTGCGAGACAATCCAGAAGCAAAAGATCCGCAGGCACCATCTCCACTTAATATCGATATGGTCTTGGTTCAAGATCCTACCACAAAGAGAATTTTTTCAATCTACGATATGTTTCCAGAAGGTCGAGCTGTCTTTGGAATGCCAAACAAACCTCAAAAAGCTTATCAACAAGTTGGAGATAAGCACTATCAATTACTATATAAACAAGGGGAAAATCAAGCATATACTGTCCGAGAAAACGGAGAAGTATATGATGCAAATAATCAAAAAACAGATTATCGCGTTGTAGTGGATCCAAAAGAAGAAGCCTACAGAGATAAGGGTGACCTCTATAAAGGAGAAGAGCTTCTTGGGAATATCTACTTTGCTCCATCTGCTAAAAATCCATTTCGTGTAGCCTATACGAGCTATTTGTGGCTTTCTTATAGTGATGATGATGGGAAAACATGGTCGCAACCAAGAGATATTACACCATCAATTCGCCAAGATTGGATGAAATTTTTAGGAACAGGTCCAGGTACAGGAATTGTGCTTAGAACAGGAGAGCACAAGGGTCGTATCTTAGTTCCTACTTATACCACCAATGCTATCTCCCATCTAAGCGGATCCCAGTCTTCTCGTTTGATTTATTCAGATGATCATGGAGAAACATGGCAGGCTGGAGCTGCTGTCAATGATGATAGGACAGTAGGCGGAAGGAAAATTCATTCCTCAACTATGAATAATAGTCCTGCCCAAAATACAGAGTCAGTTGCTGTACAGTTAAATAATGGTGATGTGAAACTCTTTATGAGAGGATTAACGGGTGATTTACAGGTTGCCACAAGTAAAGATGGTGGGCAAACTTGGGACAAGGAAATCAAGAGATACAATCAGGTTAAAGATGTTTATGTCCAAATGGCTGCTGTTCACACCATGCACGAAGGAAAAGAATACATCATTTTAACCAATTCAGGAGGACCTAAACGGACGAATGGAATGGCTCATTTGGCTCGTGTAGAGGACAACGGAGACTTGACTTGGTTACATCATAGACCAATTCAAAAAGGAGAGTTTGCCTATAATTCGCTCCAAGAATTAGGAAATGGGGAGTATGGTATCTTGTATGAACACACTGAAAAAGGACAAAATGACTATACCCTATCATTTAGAAAATTTAATTGGGACTTTTTAACAAAAGATTCGGTATATCCAACGAGTGTAACTATCAGGGACGTTCGTAAATTGGAAACAGAAGAAGAGGATGCAGAACAAGGTATCTTAGCTATGCAATTTGATTCTGAGGTACTAGTGAATTCTATTCCGACTTTGACTTTAGCGAATGGACACAAAGCTACCTTCTTGACCCAAGCAGATCAAAAAACTCTACTTTTCACCTTTAATAAAGAAGATGCAGGTCAAGAAATTACAGGTCTATTGGCCGGTAGAATTGACAGTATGCATGATTTACCAGTTACACTAGCTGGCAGTAGAATTCCTGAAGATGCGAAAGAAAATCCTGTCGAGACCATGAATACAGTAAGAGAAAATGTATCTGAGGAGATGACAGAAAGGAAGTCAGAGAAGGATAAATTATCTTTGGGGTCTTCAGATAGAATGGTAGCAAACTCTCCTCTTACTTCTTTTGCTCCTCGTTACCTCCAATCTTATGTAGGAGATGTTATTAAAACTGAGACTAAAGTTCCAATAACGACTGGTTGGAAGCAAGAAAATGGTGCGTGGTATTTTTATACATCTGCTGGTGAAGTGGTGAAAGGCTGGCATCAGGAAGCGGATAAATGGTACTACTTGAGTTCTACTGGTGCGATGGCAACTGGTTGGGTCAGAGATGGTAATCAATGGTATTATTTGAGTGAGAGTGGAGCAATGTCTACTGGCTGGGTTGAATTCAGTGGTGTGTGGTACTATCTCAATGCTAACGGTTCAATGGCAACTGGTTGGATCAGAGATGGTAACCAATGGTATTATTTGAGTGAGAGCGGAGCAATGTCTACTGGCTGGGTTGAATTCAGTGGTGTGTGGTACTATCTCAATGCTAACGGTTCAATGGCAACTGGTTGGATAAAAGATGGAGACCATTGGTACTATCAGGAATCATCTGGTGCAATGAAGGTAAATCAATGGTTCCAAGTTGGAGACAAATGGTACTATGTCAATGAAAGCGGAAGATTAGCGGTTAATACTATAGTAGATGGTTATAAAGTTAACTCCAATGGGGAGTGGGTCAACTACTAGAACCTTGGATGTTGATGAATAACTGAGACATGTTTTGTCCGTCATAGAGATTAAAAGTTTATTTAGATAGTTTTCGTAGAAATTTCTACTTTAAGAAAAAGTCAATTTAGATGGGCTCTTATTGCCGGGTAAATGCCTTGCTAGTCGTAAATAAACTGTATATTTCCGACTTACTTAGGACTGGATACCACTAGTCGCAACTTAACAGTTCGCTTTAAGTGTTAAAATGCATATAGCTAGTTATTGGTTATATGCGTTTTTGTTCTTGATTATTTTATTTCTGTCTTGGAATATAGGTAAAATTATAGTAAAATAAAATTCTGTAAATCATGTTGGTAGATATACAGGAAGAAGAGTGTATTGTTGACAATACAGCACATAGAATCCAACATGTCCTTATACTCAAAAAATCAAAGAGCAAATTAGGAAGCTAGCCGTAGCCTGCTCAAAACACCGTTTTGAGGTTGCAGATAGAACTGACGAAGTCAGCTCAAAACACCGTTTTGAGGTTGCAGATAGAACTGACGAAGTCAGCTCAAAACACCGTTTTGAGGTTGCAGATAGAACTGATAAAGTCAGCTCAAAACACTGTTTTGAGGTTGCAGATAGAACTGACGAAGTCAGCTCAAAACACCGTTTTGAGGTTGCAGATAGAACTGATGAAGTCAGCTCAAAACACCGTTTTGAGGTTGCAGATAGAACTGATGAAGTCAGCTCAAAACACCGTTTTGAGGTTGCAGATAGAACTGATGAAGTCAGCTCAAAACACCGTTTTGAGGTTGCAGATAGAACTGATGAAGTCAGCTCAAAACACCGTTTTGAGGTTGCAGATAGAACTGACGAAGTCAGTAACATATACATACGGCACGACAAGGCTGACATGGTTTGAAGAGTATGGAACAATCATAACTTATTTGAAGATTTTAAAAGATTGTAAGCTATTATATCTGGATAAATAAGTATTAGAAACTAAAGTGAGGAAAAAGATGTTTTTATATTTAAAGGGTTTAGGAAAATTTCGTAAGTCAAAAGCTTATGGATTGGTGGGATGTCTGGCATTGGTGAGTATGATTGGATTATCGGTTCCTGATTTACCAGTTATTGGTGGTGGGGTCGTTTATGCTGACGTTATTCAAGGTGGCGATGATATAAAAGATGTGAGCGTTCATGAGAAGTCCGCTGAGGGTGTTGCTATGACTTATACCACTTATGATAGTGGTACGAGTGGGAAACAAACCGCATCAGGTAGCGGTGTCTTTGTAGCGCCGAATGTGATGGTAACAGTAGCTCATAACTACTATGATAAAAACCAAGATGATAAGTCTGCGGTCTTGCGTGGTGGGGAGTCTGCTCGTAGTTATGTTGTGATGAACTCGGAAAAGGAGAAAAGCAATAAAGTACCTACTTCAGGGGTATCAGAAGCTCTTGAAAAAGACTCTATTCACTTGTATAACGGCAAAGACTTTGGTAAAGACTATAGCAACGACTTAGCAGTAGTGGTAACTAAAAAGCCTGTAGAAGCTATGACAGGGGGAGAAGACTCTCCAAGAGAGTTGAGTGATAAAGAGGTTTCTACTGGTGATAAAATCACTATGGTCGGATATCCCAATGATTTTTCTACTCCAAATTTAAGTAAAGAAAATAAAGCTCGCTTGAAAGACGGTAAGGCTTATTCAGTCTCAACAACTGTGAGCAGTATCAATAAAGAGAGCGGTGCAGTCACTTATCATTCCTCAGCTTTGGGAGGTTTTTCAGGTGCTCCTTTGTTTAATGATAAGGGAGAGGTAGTCGGTATCCACCAGCACGGAACAAATACTTCAAACGCTCCTGAGAGTGAGCGTATTGGCGGTGGTACTATCTTTACGGAAAAGCACAGAACTTGGATTCGTTCTATGATTGATAAATATGGTATAAAGGGTTGGTATATAGATGGTGCAAACCGTTACTACTATGATGAAAATCATATAGCTTTAAAAGATGTAGAGTCTGAGATTGACGGCGCTTTGTATCGTTTTGATGAAAAAGGTCGAGCTACTTTAGTAAAAGGTGAAGAAAAAGGTCGAGTAGTATTACGTGTAGAAGATACTAAAGGCAATCCTTTGATTTCAGATAAGGTTGTTCAGGAAGGTCCTGTTGGAAGTGGTTTAGAGTTTCATTTGAGACAAAACCCTGATTTTAAGCAGTTGGTAGCAAGTTCTCCTAAAGCCAAAGTGGTTTCTTACAATGGAGTGTCTATAAACAAGTTGGCTAATGATACAAGTTGGTCTGATGAATATATCAGTAAGTTAGCTTTAGGTAATACCATTATAAAAGCTGTTGTTGACTCAGTAAATCCTTCATCTACTTCGTCTTCTGATTTCGCAAGAACGGAGGTTGGTAAGGTTGACTTGAGTGGCAAATCGAACTTACCTGTGCCTAGTAAAGAGGTGTTACAAGCTCCGAATGGTTCAGAAAATTTTTATGCTACAACGCATATTCAAACGCCAGATGGGTCAGGGTCTGGTACCTTAATTGCACAAAATCTAGTATTAACAGTCGCTCATAATTTTTTAACAGTTAAAGGTTCTGAGGTCGTTACGAAATCTGGTCGTACCAATACAGTGTATAAAGCAACCTTACCGAATGGTCAGTCTGTGCATTTTTCAGATGATGATATTGTTTATTGGAATAAAAAAGATTCCGTATTTGGATTTAAAAATGACTTAGCCTTGGTTCGACTAAAAGAAGATTTCAAAGCGGTAACTCCTGTAGAGGTTGTAAAACAATCTTCGAAAGTTGCAGAGGGGGATTCAGTTTCGGTCTATGGTTTTCCAGATAACAAGCTAAGTCCAGTTTTAGATAGCAAAGTAGTAGGAACTACAGACTTCGGTTCAGGTGTTGAGGGTATCAGCTATGAAGGCACAAAACCCGGAGCGTCTGGTGGTGGTCTTTATAATGACAAAGGTACTTTAATTGGAGTTCACCAAAATGGTGTCGTAGGAAGCCGCAGTGGTGGTTTGGTTTTATCAAAAGAGCAACTGGATTGGGTTCGTTCTTATATTGAAGGTAAACCAAAAGAGCCTGTCTATGTAAAAGATGAAGTTTTGGTGGATGAGAAGGATAAGGATAAACTTCCTTCAACTCCAAAAGACGAAAAACCAAGTACACCTAAAATAGAGTCTGATAAAGATAAAGTAGAACCTCCTCTCAAACCGCAAAAGGAGCCGAAAACAGAGGTTATTACCACTTACGAAGGTGACAGTACCCTTGAGGTTGGAAAAGAGCGTACAGAGGATACTAAGGGTGAAAAAGAAGGTGTTCCACTTATTTACCGAGTAGTGTATAAAGGTACTAAGCCGAAAGTAGAAAAAGAATCGATTGCTTTTGATACTCTTTACCAAGGAGATGAAACAAAAGAGCTTGGTTTCCGTTCAGTTGTAGAGGGTAAAGGAGGGGTGGTTACTCGAACTACTACTTATCAAGTAGATAAGTATACAGGAGCGGTATCTTCTCAAGTTTCTGAGAAGAAAATAGCTCCTCAATCCAAGGTGATTACTTTAGGTATTAAACCCAACAGTGTCATAAAAGAACTTCCGATTACAGAGCGTTTTGAGGACTCTGAAGAGTTAGAGAAAGGGAAAACGGAGGTTGTTTCGGAGGGGTATGTAGGTAAAGAAGTTACTAAGGTGACTTATAAGGTCTTAGCTGATGGAAAGATTGTTGAAAATTCTCGTACAGTCGAGGTTACACCTATGAAAGAACGTGTGGTTCTTAAGGGTGTGAAGGAAGTGGTGTCATCGACGGAAGAAAACTCAAGTAATCTCAAAGAGGAAGTGGTATCTCCAGATAAAGTAGAGTTTCCAGTTCCAAAAGATGCGCCGATCAGAGAAGAACTGCCTGCGTCTAGTGAGGAATTTTCAGAATCAGAGGTTTTAGTATCGGGAGAAAAAATACCAGGCGACCTTGGGAAGTCTATAGTATCTTCAAAAGAACTAGTCCCTGAAAGAGTGGAAGTTCCAGACTTTGTGGCTAAAGTTACAGGTGGAGAAAAATTGACAGTAGAAGGGCACCGAGATGAGAGAAAAATAAAGACTCCATCAAAACAGGAAAGATTATCTAGCCCAGAAACCACTGCTCAATTCACAACGAACGGGACAGGTTCGTCATCGTTAACAGCTGTTTTTGGCGTTGAAGCGGATAACATGTCACTTTCTACTGTTGAACATTCTGTTATTACATATAATCAACAAAGAGGATGGCATAAGATAAATAATCAGTGGTATTTTAGAAATTCCGATGGGAAAGAACGGACAGGCTGGATGAAAGAAAATGATGCATGGTATTATTTTGATGCGAATGGAATCATGCAAACCGGTTGGATACAGGATACAGACGGTAATTGGTATTATCTCAAGGATAATGGCATGATGGAGGTAGGCTGGTTCCAAGATTCAAGTGGCGCGTGGTACTACTTAGGATCATCTGGTTCCATGGAATCCAATACATGGATTTATTATAAAGGAAAGTGGTACTACTTAGGATCATCTGGTTCCATGGAATCCAATACATGGATTTATTATAAAGGAAAGTGGTACTATATCGATGCTTTTGGGAAACTACTTTTCAATTCGCTAACACCAGACGGCTATAGAGTGAACGAGTACGGGGAATGGATCAACTGATTTTGCTTTATGACCTATTGACGAGCAAGCGAGTAGTATAAAAAACATTAGAATTAATAGTCTAGGAAGTGGTAAGAGTTCTCTAAAACGGCTGATTTTGTAATCTTTTTTGTAAAATAGAGTCTTTAATAAATAATATGAGCAAGATTTATCTCTTTACAAGTGATTAGGATTAATAATTTTTAACTTTCTCGCTTCTTTTGTCTTTCTTTTCCGAATAAATAGATAGTAGCAGTAAATCTAGTAAACCTAGATTTAAAAATGTGCTATAATGAAAGGAGAAGCAATATGACTGTACGTCATCCGGGCATTAGCCCGACCAATGATTTGGTTGCTAAGAAGATTTTTAGCAATCCGGAAATCACTTGTCAATTTATTCGCGATATGCTGGATTTACCAGCCAAAAATGTGACCATTTTGGAGGGAAGTAACATTCACGTCTTGCCTTCCCTGCCCTACTCGGCTCAGGATTTCTATACCAGTATAGATGTTTTAGCTGAACTAGATAATGGTACTCAAGTAATCATTGAGATTCAAGTCCATCATCAGAATTTTTTCATCAATCGCCTGTGGGCTTACCTTTGCAGTCAGGTCAATCAAAATCTTGAAAAAATTCGTCAACGAGAAGGTGATACTCATCAGAGTTATAAACACATCTCACCAGTATACGCTATCGCAATTGTGGATAGTAACTACTTCTCAGATGACTTGGCTTTTCATAGTTTTAGCATGCGAGAGGATAGGACAGGTGAGGTTTTAACAATTACAAACAATGGACAGGAAAACCATCTGGTTAAGATGGCATTCTTGGAACTAAAAAAATACAGAGAAACCAGCAAAGACGAGGTTCGCAAGCCATGGTTGGAGTTTTTCGGGAATAAACCCTTTACCCAGCAGCCCGAGCGAGCCATCAGCCAAGCAGATCAACTGCTGGACTACAAGAGCTGGTCCGAGGAGGATAGGAAAATGTTTAGTGAACAACGCAGGCGAGAAGAACAAGCCATGTTAGCACAGGACTATGCTTTGGAGCAAGCTGAGGAAAAAGGTTTAGAGAGAGGTCTTGAACGTGGTCGCGCAGAGGGGATTGAACAAGGCATCGAAAAAGGTTTAGAACAAGGACTTGAACGTGGGAAAGTTGAAGGAAGTTTGTCTATGCTACTAAATCTAGTCCACCAAGGACTTCTGACTTCCGAGGTTGCCAGTCAGCAGTTGGGCATGACTGTTGCTGAGTTTGAAGTATTATTGAAAGACCATCATAAATAAGAATGTTGAATCTCAAATTCAAGTTAGGCAGAGAGAAGAAATTTTCAGAGAGATTTGCGATCCAACTATTTTTTAGGACAATCATTGCTTCACCTCTCGATGAAGGCAACTTTTTTAGAAGTCGTTTTTTTAGGTAA encodes the following:
- a CDS encoding sialidase domain-containing protein, whose protein sequence is MKLNFRGGGSSTLTDTEKSQPSEEGENITLPAEHVESVSETELSGNEQEQEREDKQEEKIPRDYYARDLENVETVIEKDDLETNDSNEKRVDLSDELEKVKGLQNATVHVEFKPAADGPSFYNLFSASSTTKVNEYFTMAINNGTALIEGRGADGSQFYGSYTDAPLKIRPGKYNSVTFTVERPRKDSPNGQVRLYVNGVLSRTNKKSGKFLADMPDVDKLQLGATNRAGELKWGSNLSIRNLTVYNRALTPEEVKKRSQLFDVTDIEPSLPEGAVLTEKQELFMSGVNGKPNSEGIKSYRIPALLRTDKGTLLAGADQRRLHHSDWGDIAMVVRRSEDGGTTWQPTLTLTNLRDNPEAKDPQAPSPLNIDMVLVQDPTTKRIFSIYDMFPEGRAVFGMPNKPQKAYQQVGDKHYQLLYKQGENQAYTVRENGEVYDANNQKTDYRVVVDPKEEAYRDKGDLYKGEELLGNIYFAPSAKNPFRVAYTSYLWLSYSDDDGKTWSQPRDITPSIRQDWMKFLGTGPGTGIVLRTGEHKGRILVPTYTTNAISHLSGSQSSRLIYSDDHGETWQAGAAVNDDRTVGGRKIHSSTMNNSPAQNTESVAVQLNNGDVKLFMRGLTGDLQVATSKDGGQTWDKEIKRYNQVKDVYVQMAAVHTMHEGKEYIILTNSGGPKRTNGMAHLARVEDNGDLTWLHHRPIQKGEFAYNSLQELGNGEYGILYEHTEKGQNDYTLSFRKFNWDFLTKDSVYPTSVTIRDVRKLETEEEDAEQGILAMQFDSEVLVNSIPTLTLANGHKATFLTQADQKTLLFTFNKEDAGQEITGLLAGRIDSMHDLPVTLAGSRIPEDAKENPVETMNTVRENVSEEMTERKSEKDKLSLGSSDRMVANSPLTSFAPRYLQSYVGDVIKTETKVPITTGWKQENGAWYFYTSAGEVVKGWHQEADKWYYLSSTGAMATGWVRDGNQWYYLSESGAMSTGWVEFSGVWYYLNANGSMATGWIRDGNQWYYLSESGAMSTGWVEFSGVWYYLNANGSMATGWIKDGDHWYYQESSGAMKVNQWFQVGDKWYYVNESGRLAVNTIVDGYKVNSNGEWVNY
- a CDS encoding acetylxylan esterase, yielding MKNPALLEEIKTYKGRDEVPEDFDAFWDEEVKKVSTLPAYQLEERDFHIPQVKCYELTFEGSNEGKVYARVVLPKSEEKVPLIFHFHGYMGRGWDWADMLAFTVAGYGVVSMDVRGQSGYSQDGLRSPLGNTVKGHIIRGAVEGRDHLFYKDVYLDIYQLVEIVASLSQVDEKRLSSYGASQGGALALVAAALNPRIQKTVAIYPFLSDFRRVIEIGNTSEAYDELFRYFKFHDPFHETEEEIMATLAYIDVKNLAHRIQGEVKMITGLDDDVCYPITQFAIYNRLICDKAYRIMPEYAHEAMNVFVNDHVYNWLCGSEIPFKYLK
- the recG gene encoding ATP-dependent DNA helicase RecG, with protein sequence MNLHQPLHVLPGVGPKSAEKYAKLGIENLQDLLFYFPFRYEDFKTKQVLELEDGEKAVLSGQVVTPASVQYYGFKRNRLRFSLKQGEVVFAVNFFNQPYLADKIELGATLAVFGKWDRAKASLTGMKVLAQVEDDLQPVYRLAQGISQTSLVKVIKAAFDQGLDLLIEENLPQSLLDKYKLMSRCQAVRAMHFPKDLAEYKQGLRRIKFEELFYFQMQLQTLKSENRVQGSGLVLDWSQEKVTAVKESLPFALTPAQEKSLQEILIDMKSDHHMNRLLQGDVGSGKTVVAGLAMFAAVTAGYQAALMVPTEILAEQHYESLQNLFPDLKLALLTGSLKVAEKREVLETIAKGEADLIIGTHALIQDGVEYARLGLIIIDEQHRFGVGQRRILREKGDNPDVLMMTATPIPRTLAITAFGDMDVSIIDQMPAGRKPIVTRWIKHEQLPQVLTWLEGEIQKGSQAYVISPLIEESEALDLKNAIALSEELTAHFAGKAEVALLHGKMKSDEKDQIMQDFKERKTDILVSTTVIEVGVNVPNATVMIIMDADRFGLSQLHQLRGRVGRGDKQSYAVLVANPKTDSGKDRMRIMTETTNGFVLAEEDLKMRGSGEIFGTRQSGLPEFQVADIIEDFPILEEARKVASYISSIEGWQEDPEWRMIALHLEKKEHLD
- a CDS encoding YSIRK-type signal peptide-containing protein (The YSIRK form of extended signal peptide directs nascent proteins to the cross-wall site, while signal peptides lacking YSIRK direct proteins instead to the cell pole. A large fraction of YSIRK proteins are surface proteins anchored by sortase-mediated processing of a C-terminal LPXTG motif.); this translates as MNRNVQERKCRYSIRKLSVGAVSMIVGAVVFGTSPVLAQEGASEQPLANETQLSGGGELNPN